From the Wolbachia endosymbiont of Encarsia formosa genome, the window ACAGTTTGTGGAACTTCCATTGCATTAATGGATACAGGTGTACCAATAAAGGCTCCCGTTGCAGGAATTGCTATGGGTCTCATCAAAGAAAAAAATGAGCATATAATACTTTCTGATATACTGGGCGATGAAGACTATCTTGGTGATATGGATTTCAAAGTAGCAGGAACTAGCGAAGGGATTACAGCACTGCAGATGGATATGAAAATTCCTGGTATAAGCTTTGAAATTGTTGAAAAATCTTTAGAACAAGCAAAAGTAGGAAGATTACATATCTTAGAAAAAATGAATGCAGTAATTTCAGAACATCGTAAGGATATAAAAGATCATGTACCAAGAGTGTTATCGTTTTATATAGATAAAGATAAAATTTCTGCAGCTATTGGTGCTAAAGGAAAAAATATACGCAGTGTATGTGAAAGAAGTAATGCAAAAATTGAAATAGGGGATGACGGTAAAGTTTCTGTTTTTGCCATTAGTAGTACTGAAGCTGAAGCTGCAAAGGATATGATGATTGATTCAATAACAGAACTAGAACAAGGTTCTATAATTGATGCTAAAGTTGTAAAGATAGAGAAGTCTATTGTAGAGTTAGAACTTCTTAATGGAAGAAAAGGAAAAATGCATATAAGCGAGGTAGCTAATCAACATGTAGAGTCCATTGAGGATATACTTCAACAGGGTGATACCTTCAAAGCTTTGGTAATTGACTTTGAAAAAGGTGGATGTCCAAAATTATCAAGACGTCGTGTTGATCAAGAAACAGGTGAATTTTTTGAAGGTAAGCTTTACAATGAAGAAAGGAGAGATGGTTTAAATAATAGGGATAATTATTATAACAACTCGTTTAATAAAAAACCTGGAGATAATTATCATAGTAATAGACCTACTCGTCCTCGTTCTGGTTTTAGTAATAGAAACAGACCAAAATTTGGTAATAATGACTCATCATCAGGTTTCTATTGAGGTTGAACTTACTTTCTATTATCTCAGTGTCGAAACACTGGGATAATAGGAATTTTTAAAACTGACAAGATAACAAAAATGGTTTGTGTTATCTGTAGGGTTATAACGAAAGATTTTTAAGATCGTTTATAGTCTTTTTTACGTCTTCAGCTTTAAATATTGCTGATCCAGCAACTAATATATTTGCACCTGCTTTTATTACATCAGATGCGTTAGAAAAGTTAACTCCACCATCTACTGAAACTTGTGTTTTAAGATTACGGTCCTGTATCATTTTCCTCACGGTAGATATCTTACTCAACTGCGAATGAATAAACTCCTGTCCTCCAAATCCAGGATTGACTGTCATAATTAGTACAATATCTAGCTCATGTATTATATATTCAAGCACGCTTGGAGAAGTTGAAGGAACAATTGAAACTCCAACTTGTATTGTTTTTTTTGTATAATTTATGTCTTTGTATGATTTTATCTTTCTTACTAGCCTCTCAAGATGTATCTCTGCTTCTGCATGTATAGTGATAATATCAGCACCAGCATTTATAAAACTTTCAATATGGTTACCAGGAGATTTAATCATTAAGTGTACATCAAAAGGAAGATTGCTATATTTACGTATCGCAGAGATAACATTCGGACCTATTGTAATATTTGGAACAAAATTTCCATCCATAACGTCTATGTGTATATAATCTACATTCAAGTCGCTAATTCTTTTTACTTCCTCTCCTAATTTTGCAAAGTCTGCTGAAAGTATAGAAGGTGCAATTTTAATACCCATAGACTACTTTTTACCAAAAATAAAAAAAAGTAACTTATTTTTTAAACTCTGTCATCCCAATACTATATTAATCTCATTTAGAAATTTTTGTATCCTTCCAGATGCATGTGAAACCAGTCCTTTATTTTTCTCTGCCCATTCATCTTGCCATCGTAATACTCATTAGACTTCTTTCTTCGCCTCTTCTAAATATTCCAACACAGTTTCATGCAGCGCAGTCCAAGACATTTTCTTTTCCATATTCGGTATAAATTTTTGTTTCCAAGTGTCCTTAAATTCTTGGAAACATTGTTTTTCAAAATTTTGGAAATCAGGTAAAATTTTCGACCTAAACCCATTAATTAAATTCGAGACTTCTATAGCCTTTTCAGGGCTTATAGACTTAAAAGACAATATTTCATTCTTTAAAACATCTAGCTTCTCAAATGAATTAAGCTTAAATGGAATATAAAGCGAGGATCTTATATTATACCTTAGATAAGAGTCGTAATATAGCTTAATCTTGTACATGAGCGTAGCAAATGCACTAGAAGAAATATTATTTTCATATTCTGCAAGAGAAGATAATAAACGCTTGTAATCCTCTTCATTCAAAAATGGTGGTTGTAAACTTGATTCAATTTTATTATTAAAAGATGTGAATCTGTTGAAAATACAATTGCCATATTCGCTTAAAAATTCAGGCAAAATATCTTCCTGTTCTAATTTTAGAGGCAAGTCTTTTCTAATCTCTTTCGGCAAATGATGCATTGAAAACTGATTAATAACCCACGCAAAATTCTCATCAAACTCATTTTAGTAATCAGCATTATTGTCAGCTTTACCTTCTTTATCATTCCAAGGCAGTATTTTATAAAAAAAATTGTTCAACCTTTTTTTTAATTTCAAAATACTTTCACTCTTATCGCCTACCTTATATAAAACCTCTTCTACTTTTTGTCTTGCGTCTTGAGAACTGATTCTATCACCTATATGCAATCCAATGCCATTTCTCTCCAATAACTCCCAATCAAACAACTTATGTGGGTCAGGTTTACGCATTGCGTAGCCTTCAATGGATGAGTTATATACTATAGTACCTATTTCAGCGTGACTAAATATCATATCTTTTCTAATCTTAAAGCGCTTCATGAGGTACAAAATCAGATCTTTGACAGATTTCATTTGCTCTTCTGGAAAAGGCTCAAGCCCTGTGTTTACAATCTCTATACCCATAGAATAATCATTCAGTTTTCGTAGCTCTTCAACCACATTATCTACTTGAACTTTCGCATAACTTATACCAGCATGCCATGCTCGTTTTTCGAGTGGAACCATCAGAGTAATGCTACCATCCCTATCAACAATAAGCTGTACTGATATACCTGAAGAATTTAATTCGCATTTTGTGCTTTTTAATGTTGGAGATTCGGTATGATGCACTACCACCATCAACACTTTTTTGCTTTCTCTATCATCATAATTTGAACTTGGTGCAGGATCTAAAAATATTGGATTCTTTAATGATGTTTTCAAATCTTGAAAATCGTTCTCGATATCAATTAAGCAAGATTGCTGTCCATATACAAGAGGCGCTACAAGCAGCAACAGAAATAAAACAGACAAACATTTTTTTACTATAAGTCTCATGCAGCTTTACAAATTGCCCACAATATAACTAAATTAACATAATACGCATAAAATGTTTACTTTTTTTCAGCTAATCAAGGCTTGCTACAGCTACAATTAGTACTTTTATCATTACATTTTGGTGTTAAGTCAGGATAGAACGTAAGTATAGCGTCATTCTTTCTCACAAACACTGATTGATAATTGGCATCTTCCATTTTATACAGACACATTCAATCTTTTCCCAATTCCTTAAACGCCTTAGTTGCAGAAACTAAAATATCATCAGCATGAAGGTTATGTGCATACCCATTTGGGCACTTAACTTTTACTTCTCCACCCTTACCTAAGTATTTCATTCCAAACGTGTAAACAGGTGGCTTAATATCTAATTTATTGCACATAGATTTATTACCCCAAATTGCACCCGCCCACTTATTTTCTTGAGCCTCAACATATCTACCTACAAAATGCATACCACCAAGTCCCAGTCTATCTGGTTCACCACAAAAAATATGTCCAAATCCTATAGTTTCTTTCTCAACTCCGCTATTTGTAAACCAAATCTTAGTCAATTCATCTTTAAATAACCCCAAGCCTGCATTTGGTGTAGCCACTTGATGATCGAGCTTATCGTATATCCTTTTCAGCACTTCTTGATGCTGCGGACAATCAAGTAAAATTCTGAAATCTTCTTCATCAGGGTGTGTTCCCCAATCTCCACAAACTCTTAATACTCCTCTATCAAAATCATTCAGCTCCGGAAGTGGTGGAATATAGTCTGGATCTGAAGAATCTGTTTTGAAAAACGGCTCAAAACTAATTCGTTAATTTGTACCATCAAGATAGTGCTCCTTAATGTAAAAAACAAATCCTATTACTGGTATTATCAAGCACAAGATTAACTTAGCTATTTTCTACATAATCATATTCATAAAGAAGCTAGGGTATAAGCAACAACTTAAAAAAGTTTTAATCTAATGTTGATCGCAGTCCTGGCATCTCATCATCACTTAGCCAACTTAAAAACGCTCCACCACCAGTTGAAATATATGTAAAATCTTTATCGGCAAGACCTGCAGCATTTACTGCAGATAGGCTATCTCCTCCCCCTATTACACTGGTTAATTTTCCTTCGTGTGTCAAATCACTTACTACTCTCATCACCTCTACTGTACCATTTGCAAAAGCTGAATGTTCAAAAACACCAATAGGTCCGTTCCACAGCAGAGTTTTACTGCTTGCTATTATACCGCTTATTGTGCTTAAAGTTTGAGGTCCGATATCTAAAATTATATCACCGTCCAAAATGGATTCTGTTTTTCTTAAAACGCCAGTGCTATAATCAGAATTTACTGCAACCAAAACGTCTTCTGGCACAACTATTTTGCAATTGTTTTTATTTGCCGTCTCAACAATATCGTGCATAAGATCATCAACGCCATTTTGAAAAAAAGACTTGCCTATATTAACTTTATTAAATAACAAAAAATTATTAGCAATTGCGCCGCCCAGAATAAGGTAATCAACCTTTTCTGCTAGCTTTATAAGCATTTTTATTTTAGTTGATATTTTAGCTCCACCAACTATCGCAGTAATAGATTTAGCGTCAAACGATATAGCTTGCTCAAGATACTTTATCTCATCTTGCAAGCAAAATCCTGCATAAGAAGGTAAAAGTTCCGTAATGCGTGAAATAGAAGCGTGAGCTCTGTGAGAGCAAGAAAACGCATCATTTATATATATATCTGCTAGAGATGCTAATTGTTTAGCAAAATTTGAATCATTCTGCTCTTCTTCTTTATAAAACCTCAGATTCTCTAGTAATATTATATCTCCTCCATCCATCGCATTTATTGCTCTTTGTACTCTCTCACCAATACAATCATCAATAAATTTCACTTCTTTTCTTAGAAGCCGCGATAAAGTTTCAACTACGTTTTTTAGTGATAGGTTACTGTCTTTTGCTTTTGGACGCCCAAAATGTGAGATAATAATAACTTTTGCACCTGCATTTGCTAAATATTGAATGGTAGGTAGAGCTCTCAAAATACGAGTGGTATCACAAATTCTTTCATTTTTTATAGGAACATTGAAGTCGACCCTGAGTAGAACATTTTTATTGTGAAAATCACAACTCTCTATGCTAGGTACATTTATCATAAAATTAAAGAGCTATAAAGTTACTATATAATAGTTTAACCCAAAGCAAAGTATACAAATGAAGATATCTTAAATGCCAAATAAATTAATAAATAGGAAAATTACTACAAATACTTTCAACTTTATTTTTTACTGCTCTTTCAATATAAGGGCTATTTCCATCAATTAATCCCTGAATTACTTCATTTATTAGATTAGCTAATTCTCTAAAATCTTCTTTCTCAAGTCCTCGAGTTGTCTCAGAAGCAGTACCAAAACGGAGCCCTGAGGTAATGGTCGGTTTTTCTGTGTCAAATGGCAAAGAATTTTTATTACAGGTAATTCCAGATCTTTCAAGGCTATTCACAACGTCTTTTCCAGTCAATTTCCGTGATCTTAAATCAACTAGCACTATATGAGAGTCAGTGCCGCCAGTTATAATGTCAAGTCCATGTTCTTGCAGCGCTTGAGCTAACACTTTTGCATTCTCCACAACTTTTTTACTATAAATTTTAAACTCCGGCTCTAATGCTTCCTTAAATGCAACAGCTTTTGCAGCTATCACATGCATAAGGGGCCCACCTTGCAACCCTGGAAAAACCGCAGACCTAATTTTTTTATGTAATGCTTCATCATTTGTCATTACCACTCCGCCACGAGGACCTCGTAGAGTCTTGTGAGTTGTTGAAGTTATAACATGCGCATATTTGGCAGGTGATGGGTAACAACCTGCAGCAATAAGCCCTGAATAGTGAGCAATATCTGCAAGCAGATATGCACCAACTTTATTCGCAATTTCACGAAAGCGCTCGAAATCTATTTCTCTTGGATAAGCAGAAGCACCAGCAATGATTAGCTTCGGTTTATGCTCCAGCGCTAGCCTTTCCAACTCATCCATATCAATCAGGTAAGTGTCTCTATTAACTGTATACTGAATCGACTTAAACCACTTACCAGAAAGGTTTGGTGCTGCACCATGAGTTAAATGTCCACCACAATTCAGTGACAATCCAAGTATTGTATCACCCGGAGCAAGTAGTGAAGCAAACACTGCTTGATTTGCCTGAGAACCAGAATGGGGTTGAACATTTGCAAATTTAACACCAAACAGCTTACAAAGCCTTTCTATAGCCAGATTTTCAACTTCATCTACATACTCACAGCCACAGTAATATCTTTTACCAGGATAACCTTCTGCATATTTATTAGTCAGAAAAGAACCCTGTGCTTCCATCACTGCTTTACTTGCAAAATTCTCCGATGCAATCAATTGCAAATGCGATCTTTGACGCTGCAGTTCCTTCTCTATAGAGAGATAAACTTCATTATCAAAAGACTTCAGACTACTTTTAGAGTCACAAATCCTTTCTGAAACACTTGTCATAAGAACTTTTCTTTAACCACATAAATCCAAAAACAGCTAAAAGCAAACATACAGGAATAATTGATATTGCTTTTACTAGTAACTCAGTACCATACACAGGATTTCCTTGTACTACCATTCCATTCCAACATAAATCTATTATTTTTGCAATTCCTGTATGAAAAAAATAGCCAAAAACCATAACTATCATGTTTGATATGGCTGTGGCTAATCCTACCAAGTTACTGTTCACATAACTTATTGCTTTGTAAATAGTAATTACCTGATACCCAGACGCAAAGCCGATAACAAGAAGTGCAGGTAGTGCAATATATAAACCACCAGCTTGCGTGAAAAGTAAGAGGAAGCTAGCAATCATAGCAAAAGAACACGCAATAATTACTTCATAATGTTTGTATGGATATTTCTCGAGCAAGTAAGCTAAAAAGAATGATCCAGTTCCCATACCTATAAACATAAGGGAAGAAAGCGAAGATGCCAGATCCCCGGTCATTTGATATGATTCACATAAGAACGCTTTTGCCCAACCATCAGCAAAACCTTCTAATGGTCCAACCATTAAGCCACCAAAAAAGCTGATTAGAATGATATGTTTGTTGAAAAGCACAGTTTTTAAATCTTGAAATATATTGTCACTTGTACTTTCCTCTGAACTACTGCTTGGTGTTATTAAAAGCAACAGCAGAGCAAGCAAACAACCAAACGCTGAGAAAGTGTATATAACATAATTCCAACCAAACTTATTGAGCAAGAAGTCTAGAGGTAATCCACCATAAATAGCTCCTAGTAACCCTATTACTATAGACAAGCTAGCCATTCTTGCTGATTTTTCTTGTGAAAAATACATACTTGCAACTTTGAAGAGCCCAATTGCTGAAGCAGATGATCCAATTCCGACAATAACTCTACCAAGTATTGAGTAATACCACTCATCAAAGCATATTAGTGGTAATGTCCCAGCAAACGTTAAGACAATACACACAGGCAAAACAAACTTTAGCCCAAATCTATCAAGGGCAAGACCAACAGGTATGTGAGCAAGCGTATAGCCTATATAATATAGCCCACCAAATTGACCAACATCTGTAATACTTATGTTAAATTTCGTTATTAATTCAGGAGCGATTATATTTGGAATTACACGCAATATATACTGGTATGCATAAAATAGTGATGCTAGCAACCATATGAAAAAGTTTCTCTGCAATGCTAATATTAGCTAAAAACAGGATTATATGTATTTTATCAGCAAGGAGCAATACTTTTGTAGATAGCTACTCTAATCCGAGTATCTTTCTAAAAGAGACCTTTTAGCATATCTATAACTGGTTCATGGATAAGGTATATGAAAAAAATTATACCACAGATGATAAGGATTTTTATAATTTTACCCTTGTTCATCTTAAGCTTTATTTTTTTTACTATAAGTTTTAGTTTTGTTACAAAATTCATTTTACTTACGCTTTTATTTCGTGATAACAATTATATTTTAAATAATATAATTTTCAATGAAATTCAGTATCAGAAACGCTGCAGTTAACTAAATATTAACCTTTTCGTGTGTAAAATATAATATAAAAGCAAGGTGAGTGAATGAATATAAACACAGCAGACAACACACTACAAAACTACACAACAAAATACATTGAACAAACATTTACCGCACACACAGGAAATAGATACGACAAGTTGTATAGGGAACTCTTAAGCAGCGTAGAAGAAATAATAAATCTTACTATAAACGAAGCAAAACAATATGATAAAAGCCTAGAAGAATTACATAACGATTCAAGATTTCACGATAAGAAATTCATTAAAGCTGTTGCTAAACACCAGGTATTAGAATTTCTGAATACTCATCCAAAGAAGAAAGAGATCGTTGCAGAATTTAACGATGAACATCACATCAACGAAAGCGATTCAAAAGTTTTAGAGGAAGGAAAAGATTTAGTGAATAAAATAAATGATATTAACTTAATCCAACAAAATGAGAAAAATGAAACATTGAACATTAGAAAGGTACTTGCTAAATCAATAGGAATACCCTATTCAAGAACCGAAAAATCCAAAGCAACTTTAGTAGAAAGTCCTGAAATGGTAAAATAGACGTACTTAATTTTTTTTAATTGGAAAATACTTTTAATCCTATGATACCCAGCACTACCAAAGCAAGGGAAAATAAACGCCCAAAATTTACTGGGTCATTAAAAAACATTATTCCTATTATCGCTGCACCTATAGAACCTATACCAGTCCAAACTGCATAAGATGTACCAAGGGGAATAGACTTCATTGCTAACGATAGACAGTAAAGACTCACAGAACCGCTAACTAAAATAATTATTACAGGTATAACACGAGTAAAGCCATTGCTATATTTCAGTGCTGTGGTCCATATTATTTCAACCAAACCAGCTAATAGCAAATACACCCAAGCCATAAATTAACTTCATCTTATTGAAATATTATACATAAGAATGTCAAAAAGTTAACTTAGCATTTCACATGCTTTAGTAATACTATCACATCCAATTTTTAATTGTTCCTGAGAGGTTGCATAAGAAATTCTGATAAAATTTTTCAGACCAAATGCAATTCCTGGAACAACAGCAACTAAATGATCTTCTAATAAATATTCGGCGAAATCAAGATCACTATTTATTACTTTACCACTTTTCGTGCTTTTACCCAATAAACCTTCACAGGAGACAAACAAATAGAATGCACCTTGTGGAATAGATGATGACAAGCCTGAAGCAGAATTTATCTTTTCCACCATAAAATCTCTACGACTCTTAAAAATCCTTGTTCTTTCTTTCAAAAAACTATGGTCACCGTTTAATGCTTCAACTGCTGCTGCTTGTGCTATCGAATTTGGATTAGAAGTACTTTGAGACTGCAGTGTAGAAATAGCTTTTACTATATCACTCCTACCTGCAATATAGCCTATTCTCCAGCCCGTCATTGCATAGGCTTTTGATACTCCATTGACCACAAAAACTCTATTATAAAGTTTTGGCTCAACCTGAGCAATGGTAAAAAACTTTTCGTCGTACACTATGTGCTCATAAATATCATCTGTAACAACATTCACATGTGGATGTTTAAGCAATACTTGCGCTATGCTTTTCAATTCATCATATGTATAGACAATTCCTGCTGGATTATTTGGTGAGTTGAGAATTAACCACTTAGTTTTCTCAGTTATATTGCTTTCCAGTAACTCCGGTGTCAGCTTAAAGTTTTGTTTGCACTCTACAACAACTGGCAGTCCGCCAAAAAGATTTACCATATCAACATACGAAACCCAATAAGGAGCTGGTATTATAGCCTCATCTCCATGGTTAATTGTTGTCATAAATAAGTTGAATAACACCTGCTTAGCGCCTGTACCAACACAGATTTGATTAAGCGTGTACTCGAGGTTATTATCCTTTCTTAACTTATTGATTATTGCTTCTTTCAATTCACGCGTTCCATCAACAGCGGTATATTTAGTTTTGCCTTCATTTATCGATTGAATAGCTGTCTTTTTTATATGATCTGGAGTGTCAAAATCCGGCTCTCCCGCAGCTAAAACGCAAATTTTCTTTCCTTCGCTTTTTAGTCTGTTTGCCTTATCGGTCACAGCAATTGTAGGCGACGGTTTTATCAGAGACATCCTCTTTGCAAGGTCTGACATAATCTCACTAAAGTTAAATAAAAATGATAAACTATACACAACAAAAAAGCTAGAAGTTTTATTATTTTACATAAAGGTTGGTATTTTTGTATTCTTAAATATAGATATTAAAAAGCTTAATAAATTGAAAAAGGCAAATAAAACCCTGTATAGCGAGTTTTAATAATGTAAATTGGCACTGTAATAATGTGCTAACGCTTAAAATAAGAGCGATTTGGCTGAATGTAGAAAAAATAAAAAAGACATGAGGCCGCTATAATTTTTTGTAATTTGCCAATAAATATTTGAGTTTTTTTTACTGAATTTTGTCGTTGATCCCAAAAACAAGGATGAATACTCTTATCGTTATAGTAAGGAAGAGAATGAGGTTTGTCAAGTAAGGTTTTCATTCCACCCTAATAAAGGCTTTTCATACAAGAGTTTTAGTAGTTTCTTACTAGGTCAACTAATTCAGCAATATTTTCAACCGGAGTATCAGGAAGCACTCCATGTCCAAGATTAAATATAAAAGGTAACCCTCTAAAACAATCTATTATACGCTTTGCTTCTTCAATTGCTTCTGACTTATTGTAGGCCAAAAGACTAGGATTAAGGTTACCCTGTAGAGGAATTTTTAGATTTGCTTTTGCCCATTCTATTGGAACATTATAATCTATACTTACTGCAGATACGCCTGTTTGTTCGCAGTAAGCCTTATAAAAACTTCCAGCAGACCTTGGGAATCCTATTATTGGAAAATTGGGAAATCTACTCCTTATTGCTGAAACAATTTCCTTTGTTGGCTTGATGACGTATCTTTCAAACAGTTCTCCCTGCAATATACCAGCATTGCTGTCGAATAACTGAATGACATCTGCTCCAAACTCTATCTGTTTGATTAGATAAATAATTGTCGCTTCTGTTATTTTTTTAATTACTTCTTCTAGTTCTAGGGAACAGAAATGTAATACTTTAGAAAAAGTTTTACTACTACCACCCTCTATGATGTAGGAAGCTACCGTCCACGGACCTCCAGCAAAGCCTATAAGGGACTTTTCCTCTGATAATTGTCTTCTTACTTTCCTGATGGCATTTAAGATTGGAAAGGTTTTAGTTTCAAATTCTTGTGAATTTTTTAACTCCTCAGAGCTTTTCACAGGTTTTATTATTGGACCCACACCGCGAACAAAATTCACATCACAACCTAAAACGTCAGCTATTATTAAAATGTCTGAAAAAATTATGGCTGCGTCCATATCAAATCTTTTTATTGGCTGTAGCGTCAGCTCTACCACTAAATCTATGCTATAGCATATCTCCATGAAATTAATCGTTTTTTCTACGGCTTTGCGATACTCAGGAAGAGATCTACCAGCCTGGCGCATTAACCAAATAGGTACTTTTTCATTTGGTTTATTCTGCTTAATAATTCTTACTATCTCTGTTTTGTTGCTTTCCAATCTATTTTATCTACTTCTTTCTATACTAAAGTATAGTAGTAACAATAGTTATATCAATAAATTGTTATTAACTTAAAATTCAGTAAAAATTAGTGTTACTTAACTTGTGGATAAATATGTTAATAACTTCTATATACTATTGATTTTGCCTTATAATTTATGTGTATAAGTAAGATATTTATAATGTTAGTAATTTTCTTTTACGGAAAATACTTTACTATCATGTATTGTTACACAATTATGTATATGTCGTTGAGAAAGTTGTTGATCAATTGTTAGTATTTTATATTAACAAATAATTCACAAATTAATTTGACATTATTCACATGCTTATTAAACATTTAATAACAGTTTTCTTGATAGATCTGATCTAAAGACATTTTCACCATTAAATGGAATAAATTGAATAATAAGAGAACCTTATTAGAAAAAATATTATACATAACTTTTCTCTTCCTCTTCAATAAAACTTCTTTGTTAAAAAAGTGTGCGACTGAGGCATTAATGGGTGATCTGTCAGATCTTGACATACTTAATAGTCTATTAAAATTCCGTGATTGTAGTATCATGGATATAATGACTCCACGTAAGGAAATATGCTCAGTAGACATTAAATCAAGTAAGGATGAGTTAATAAAGAAGGTGAAAAACACTTGCTACACTAAAATACCAACTTATATAAATGACTTTGACAACGTAACAGGCTTTTTTTACGTAAAAGATGTTATTTTCAATAGGAATAAAAATTTTAACCTGGAAGATATTAAACAAAATATACTGTTTGTTCCAGCTTCGATGAAAACAACAGATCTTTTTGTTATGATGAAATCTTCTAAATTATATTTATCTATTGTGTTGGATGAACATGGTGGAACTGATGGTTTAATTTCAATGACTGATCTTATAGAAGAATTAATACCAAACATTGATAACGGGAATGAGGTAAATTCAGAATACACCATTACTGAATTATCTCAAAGTAAGTTTGAAATGTCGGCAAGGACCCTTATAAAGGATATAGAAGAAAGTCTAAAAATAGAGTTGCGTGACTATGAAGAAGATTACGCCACACTTAGTGGTTTGATTCTTTCAATTGCTGGTAAAATAC encodes:
- the hemE gene encoding uroporphyrinogen decarboxylase, translated to MESNKTEIVRIIKQNKPNEKVPIWLMRQAGRSLPEYRKAVEKTINFMEICYSIDLVVELTLQPIKRFDMDAAIIFSDILIIADVLGCDVNFVRGVGPIIKPVKSSEELKNSQEFETKTFPILNAIRKVRRQLSEEKSLIGFAGGPWTVASYIIEGGSSKTFSKVLHFCSLELEEVIKKITEATIIYLIKQIEFGADVIQLFDSNAGILQGELFERYVIKPTKEIVSAIRSRFPNFPIIGFPRSAGSFYKAYCEQTGVSAVSIDYNVPIEWAKANLKIPLQGNLNPSLLAYNKSEAIEEAKRIIDCFRGLPFIFNLGHGVLPDTPVENIAELVDLVRNY
- a CDS encoding transporter associated domain-containing protein → MNNKRTLLEKILYITFLFLFNKTSLLKKCATEALMGDLSDLDILNSLLKFRDCSIMDIMTPRKEICSVDIKSSKDELIKKVKNTCYTKIPTYINDFDNVTGFFYVKDVIFNRNKNFNLEDIKQNILFVPASMKTTDLFVMMKSSKLYLSIVLDEHGGTDGLISMTDLIEELIPNIDNGNEVNSEYTITELSQSKFEMSARTLIKDIEESLKIELRDYEEDYATLSGLILSIAGKIPSVGEVISYKNGIKFIIKDANERYINKIILDLSDYKN